The following coding sequences are from one Bos mutus isolate GX-2022 chromosome 22, NWIPB_WYAK_1.1, whole genome shotgun sequence window:
- the CCR9 gene encoding C-C chemokine receptor type 9: MVPTEATSLIPNLSDDYGYDGTPPMEYDGNFTDYFCEKSHVRQFAGHFLPPLYWLVFIVGGVGNSLVILVYWYCTRVKTMTDMFLLNLAIADLLFLATLPFWAIAAADQWKFQTFMCKVVNSMYKMNFYSCVLLIMCISVDRYIAIAQAMRAQMWRQKRLLYSKMVCFTIWVTAAALCLPELLYSQVKEEHGIAICTMVYSSDDSTKLKSAVLTLKVILGFFLPFVVMACCYTIIIHTLIQAKKSSKHKALKVTITVLTVFVLSQFPHNCVLLVQTIDAYAMFISSCALSIKIDICFQVTQTVAFFHSCLNPVLYVFVGERFRRDLVKTLKNLGCISQAQWVSFTRREGSLKLSSMLLETTSGALSF; the protein is encoded by the coding sequence AGCCTAATCCCTAACCTGTCAGATGACTACGGCTACGATGGCACGCCGCCCATGGAGTACGACGGCAACTTCACGGACTACTTCTGTGAGAAAAGCCACGTCAGGCAGTTTGCGGGCCACTTCCTCCCACCCCTGTACTGGCTCGTGTTCATCGTGGGCGGCGTGGGCAACAGCCTCGTCATCCTGGTCTACTGGTACTGCACGAGAGTGAAGACCATGACCGACATGTTCCTTCTCAACTTGGCCATCGCTGACCTTCTCTTTCTCGCCACGCTGCCCTTCTGGGCCATTGCCGCCGCGGACCAGTGGAAATTCCAGACCTTTATGTGCAAGGTGGTCAACAGTATGTATAAGATGAACTTCTACAGCTGCGTGCTGCTCATCATGTGCATCAGCGTGGACAGGTACATCGCCATCGCGCAGGCCATGAGGGCGCAGATGTGGAGGCAGAAAAGGCTCCTGTACAGCAAGATGGTCTGCTTTACCATCTGGGTGACGGCGGCCGCGCTCTGCCTCCCAGAACTCCTGTACAGCCAAGTCAAGGAGGAACACGGCATTGCTATCTGCACCATGGTCTACTCCAGCGACGACAGTACCAAACTCAAGTCGGCTGTCTTGACCCTGAAGGTCATCCTGGGCTTCTTCCTCCCCTTTGTGGTCATGGCTTGCTGCTACACCATCATCATCCACACCCTGATCCAGGCCAAGAAGTCCTCCAAGCACAAGGCCCTGAAGGTGACCATCACGGTGCTCACCGTCTTCGTCCTGTCTCAGTTCCCCCACAACTGCGTCCTGCTGGTGCAGACCATCGATGCCTACGCCATGTTCATCTCCAGCTGTGCCCTCTCCATCAAAATTGACATCTGCTTCCAGGTCACTCAGACCGTGGCCTTTTTCCACAGTTGCCTGAACCCTGTTCTCTACGTTTTTGTGGGTGAGAGGTTCCGCCGGGATCTTGTGAAGACCCTGAAGAACCTGGGCTGCATCAGCCAGGCTCAGTGGGTTTCGTTCACGAGGAGAGAGGGAAGCCTGAAGCTGTCATCTATGCTGCTGGAGACAACCTCGGGGGCTCTCTCCttctga